The following is a genomic window from Shewanella avicenniae.
GATCCACTGTTTTAGGGCGGAAGCCATCTTTATTGTACTTATCACCACGTACCACAATCACTTCGGTCTTAGCCTTGTCAGCTGTGCTTGCTGTTGTCGCTTCTTCAGCGATAACGCTATGACTTAGTGCAGCCGCAACGGCAAGTGTAACGGTGTTCAGAATGAACTTTTTCGACTTCAACATTCCCATGTTCCTTTGCTCACAACAGTTACGACGATTTACCTTTTACAGAAAAGGTCAACAATCGTTGATTTTTAATTAAATGACACCTAAGCCCCTGTGACCAATAGTCCCAGAATAGCCCTATATAGGTGGTAGTGTGGATCTGGCGCATGCCATGGTTGGCAACACCTTGATTACTCACCGTGGTTGAATGGCGAGTATTAGCGCAATAACGATGAAATCAACACCGTTATATAAATTAGTGCATAACGGTAATGTGATCGAACTCATGAGTCAATATTCGTTAATATGAACTTCACAAAAACGTGCATTAACGCAGCGTAAATTAGTAAGTGTGGAAAACTTGCGACATTTTGATACAACAAAGGCCACATTGAGGTGGCCTTTGAGCTGAAAACTTAGCGGTAAACGAAGTGATTACAATGCGGCGGTGTGCAGGAGGTAATCCATACCGAGGAACACAAACAGTGACATACCAGCCCAGTTGTTGTTTAAAAAGGCTTTTAAACATGGGGCGCGTTCACGGCCATGGATCAAGCGTTGTTGGTACAAACCAAAGCCGATAAACAGCACAATGCCGAGCAGATAAAGCGTGCCACGTTCAGCGATAAAACCCGCCACCATAAAGCACGCCAGCGCGGCAATTTGGAATAAACCGATGATTTCACGGTCATGTTTGCCGAACAAAATCGCGGTCGATTTGATGCCGACGCGCAAGTCATCTTCACGATCGACCATGGCGTACATGGTGTCATAGGCCACAGTCCAGCACCAGTTCGCGGCAAATAACCACCAGGCTTCGGCAGGCACTTCACCGGTTGCCGCAGCGTATGCCATCGGAATTGACCAGCTCCACACCACGCCCAAAAACATCTGCGGCATATTGGTAAAACGTTTGGTGAAGGGGTAAATCACTGTCAGCACGATGCCGATGTACGACAGTTTTACCACCAGCGGATTGAGCATCAGCACTAAGCCAAAAGCCAATAACCCCAGCACCACAAACAGTAACAAGGCTTCTTTAACACTGACTTCGCCACTGGCGAGTGGGCGCATTTTGGTGCGTTCAACATGGCCATCGAGCTTGCGATCGGCGTAATCATTGATGATGCAACCACAGGCACGCATGACAAACACGCCAACGATAAAGATGACCAGCACCTTGAGATCCGGCATACCGCCTGAAGCTAACATCAGCGCCATGAGGCAAGGCCATAATAAAAGAAAGGTGCCGATTGGACGGTCGATACGCGCTAAGCGCGCATAAGCATGTAACTTATCCCTGAGTGTCATTGGCTTGGTTCTCCGCACCGCTGCCGTGATTGCTAACTGCGCGTATTATGGCGCAGCCAAAATGTGATTTACACCACAAACTAACTTTTTAGCATCAAATTTTTAAGAAGATATTACCGATTTTATTAATCGATACGTCAATAGTGTTCTCGCAACAATAGCATGCTGGCTGCGCTACACAGACTCCAACTTAGCATAGGCCACCACCAACCATTTACTGCCGAAGTCGTCAAAATTCACCTGTACCCGCGATTGTGCGCCAGTGCCCTCACTATTGACCACAGTTCCTTCGCCAAACTTGAAGTGACGCACTCTGGCACCATGTCTAAAGCCACTATCACCGGTTTGAGTGTTGCTTGATTGGCTAAAACGGGTACTGAACGCTGGTGTACTGACTTGGGCTTTTAAGCGCACTTCGCGAATACATTCTGGCGGCAGTTCTTTAATAAAACGCGATGGGCGTGAATAGTTTTCACGGCCATAAATCCGCCGTGATTCGGCATAAGTGATATACAACTGCTGCATCGCTCGGGTCATGCCCACGTAACACAAGCGCCGTTCTTCCTCTAAGCGATCGCCCTCTTCCAGCGTCAACTGACTTGGAAACAAGCCCTCTTCTACCCCCGCCATAAACACTACCGGGAACTCCAAGCCTTTGGCAGTGTGCAAGGTCATCAACTGGACTGCGTCAGCGTTGGCATCGGCTTGGCCTTCGCCCGCTTCCAACGCGGCGTGGGATAAAAATGCGTTCAACTCGCCCATATCGAGCAGCTCTTCTGGCACTTCAAAGGTACGCGCGGCAGTCACTAACTCTTCTAAGTTTTCTACCCGGCTTTGTGCTTTCTCGCCCTTTTCCTGCTCGTACATGGTCTTAAGGCCAGAGGCTTGCGACACATGGTCCACCATGCGATACAGCGCCATCTCTTCCGTTTCGCGCGCCATGGTCACAACCAGATCGAGAAAGTTTTGCACCGCGGTTGCGGCGCGGCCACTGAGCAGTTTTTTATCGAGCGCCTGCAATGCGGTTTGCCACAGCGTAATGCCGTGCTGCCGTGCCGTCGTTCGCAGAATTTCCAAAGTGCGATCGCCAATGCCGCGAGTGGGCGTATTTACCACCCGCTCAAATGCGGCATCATCATCATGATTGGCCATCAAGCGCAGATAGCCCATGGCATCTTTAATCTCTTGCCGCTCGAAGAAGCGCAAACCACCGTAGATTTTGTAGGGCAAGCCTTTGTGTAATAAGGCTTCTTCTAATACCCGCGATTGCGCGTTAGAACGATACAAAATGGCACAATCGCTAAGATCATTGCCCATGTCTTGCCAGTCGCTAATTCGGCCGACAATAAAGCGCGCTTCATCGAGTTCGTTAAAGGCACTGTAAACGGCGATCGGTTCGCCATCGGCATCTTGAGTCCACAGATCTTTACCCAAACGGCCGGGGTTGTTGGCGATCAGCTCGTTGGCAGCTTTCAAAATGTTGCCAGTGGAGCGGTAGTTTTGCTCCAACCGAATCGTCTCAGCACCGGGGAAATCTCTCAGGAATTTGTGCAGGTTTTCTACCTGCGCGCCGCGCCAGCCGTAAATCGACTGGTCATCATCACCGACGATCATCACATGGGCAGTAGTGCCCGCTAGTACTTGAATCCACTTGTACTGAATAGTGTTGGTATCTTGAAACTCGTCCACCAAAATATGCTGAAAGCGGTCACGGTAGTGCTGCAAAATCAGCGGCTTGTATAACCACAACTCATAAGCACGCAGCAGAATTTCGGAGAAGTCCACCAACCCAGCGCGGTCGCACGCCTCTTGGTAAACCTGATACACCTCTTTTAACTTTTGCTCTAACGGAAACGGCCCCGCTTCGATATCTTTCGGGCGAAAGCCTTCATCTTTTTGAGTGCAGATATAGTTTTGCACCATCCGCGGCGGATAGTGTTTTTCATCCAGATTAAGGCTTTTAAGGATGCGTTTGATCAGCCGGTATTGGTCGTCGCCATCCAAAATTTGGAAGTTTTGCGGTAGGTTGGCGTCCTGCCAATGGGTGCGCAGCAAGCGGTGCGCTAAGCCGTGGAACGTACCAATCCACATCCGGCTCATGTTGTGGCCGACCACTTTCTCTACCCGCTCGCGCATCTCGCGCGCGGCTTTGTTGGTAAAAGTTACCGCCAAAATCGAGTACGGACTTTGGTTCTCTACCTGCATCAGCCATGCAATACGATGAGTTAACACCCGCGTTTTGCCTGAGCCGGCCCCCGCCAGCACCAACATGCTGGAGAGCGGCGCACCAACTGCCTCGCGCTGTTTCTCATTTAGGCCATCAAGTAAAGAAGATACGTCCATCGTTGCCTCCGTCAAAATCGAGGCGGCATTATAGCAGGAAAGCCCTAGGAGGTTGACGAAGATTCAATGGCGCCGAGCTGAACCCGCCCGCAGCTGCTTGATCGCTAATATCACGGCGATAATTTCAACTTTAGGCTTTACATCGCTGGCACGGCTGGCAATATCAAGCTTTCCTAAAAGTCACCTGTATCAGCATCTATACACTTCGATGAGTACACCCAACCTCAGTTCGCCGGCACCCGCTTCCGGCCATGGCCAAGATTGCCCCCAAGATAGCGCCAGCAATAAAAGTGAATTTTGGCGTGGTATGAAAACCTCGCTGCCGATGACGCTCGGGTTTGTGCCGTTTGCCTTGGTCCTCGGCGCGCAAGCGGTGCAAAAAGGCTTTACCGTGCTGCAAGTACCGCTGATGACTGGGGTGAACTTTGCCGGTGGCTCGGAGTTTACTGCCATCAGTTTGTGGACCTCGCCACCGCATCTGCTGTTGATTGTCGCCATGACCTTTTTGGTCAATAGTCGCCACATCATTATGGGCGCGGCTTTTATGCCGTTTATGCGCCACCTCAGTAAAAAGCAGGCGTTGCCGCTGCTGTTTTTAATGTGCGATGAAGCCTGGGCCATCGGCATTACTGACTGCCAAAAGCGTAAAACAATGCGCTTGAGTGTGCCGTTTTATCTTGGTGTTGCGCTGTGTTTGTACAGCACTTGGGTGCTATTTACTGGCATCGGCGCCGCGGTAGGGCCGCTGATTGGCGACGTGGAACAATACGGCTTTGATATGGCGTTTACCGCGGTATTTTTGGTGTTACTCAAAGGCATGTGGCGTGGCATCACCTTATGTTGGCCGTGGTTTGTCAGTCTTATAGTGGCGGGCATTTTGTATCATCTATTGCCGGGCGCTTGGTATGTGGCAGGTGGCACACTGGCAGGCATTGTCGCTGCACTGTTCTGGGGGAAACGCTGATGAATCCATTAGAAAATTTGGTCATGCAACACTTAGCAGTGCTGACCATTTTAGCCATGGGCATCACCACTTATCTAACCCGAATTATCGGCTACTTAGCGTTACGTAATCGCAGCCTTAATCCGCGTTTAGAGCGCGTGATGGAAGTGGTACCCGGCTGCGTGCTGATATCGGTCATCGCGCCAGTGATCTTCTCGGGTCACATCACCGATATCATCGCGGTTGCCATCACCTTTGTTGCCATGCTGCGCTTCTCGCTGTTACCAACGGTGATCATTGCGATTGTTGCCACCGGACTACTACGGCACTGGTTGGGGTAATTATCTCACTTACAACCCAGCATAAAAAGGCCGCTCAAGGAGCGGCCAAGGACTCAGGATTTCCCAACAAACTTAGAAACGGTAAGTCGCTTCTGCGTAGTAGTAGCCACCATTAAACCCAAATGGGGTGTTGGTCAGTGGGTACTGGAAGATACCGTTGTAGTTGTTGTTTGACGGACGTTTCTCTGGGTAGGTGTCAAACAGGTTTTGCGCACCCACTGTAAAGGTCAGAGTATCCGTTGCGGCATAGGCCACAGACAAATCAACCGTGGTTTTGCCTTCATATTCTTTATCACCAGTGCTGCTGTACGAAATAGTGTAAGGGCCAAAATAGCTGGCACGCAGGCTGGTGGTGAAGTCACCCAAGTGGTGAGTCAAACCAAGGCTACCGGTGTGATGTGAGGTGGCTTCCGTCATACGCACTTGCTCAATGTTATCAAACAGCTTGCCTTGCAAGTCGTCCAAAATTTCTGGCAAATGAATGTCTTGAATATCAGTGTTGTTGTATGCGTAAGCGATGTTCGCTTTCAACTCACCAAGGCTACCCAAGTCAAACTGTTGTGCCACGACTAAGTCAACGCCGCGGGTACGAGTATCTACCGCGTTGATAAAGAAGCGCGCCGATTCAGCGTTAGTGCCCGCCAATGCCGCACCGACTACATCAGAGTCGCTGGCACGCAGTGAGCTCGACAACACGATGCGATCATCAATATCAATCTGGTAGCTATCCAGCGTGATGGTTAAACCGTTATCGCCGGTGTAAACAAAGCCCAAACTGAACGAGGTAGACTCTTCAGGGCGCAGTTTGCCCACTTGCAGAGCTTGAGTTACAGGCGACAAGTTGTTGAACGTACCTGACTCGGTTGGCACCAGTTGCCCCGTGGTTGGGTCTGGATTAAACAGGGTCGAGATGTTAGTAAAGTACAGTTGTTGCACGCTTGGCGCACGGAAACCGGTGTTGGCTGTAGCGCGAATTGCGAAGTTGTCGTTGAAGTCGTAACGACCCGCCAGTTTCCAGCTAATTTTGTCACCGAAGTCGGAATAGTCTTCATAACGCAGCGCGGCAGACCAATAGATAGCTTCGCTCAATTGGTTTTCAAGTTCAGCGTAAACAGCGGTGTTGTGACGGCTTTCGTCCACTTCAGATTCTGGGGTAAAGCCACCAAAACCTTGGCTGCCTGCAGGTTTGTTTTGGTAACCGCCGTTCGCATATGACGCTTCTTCACCAGCTTCAATTTCGTAGCCGTTTTGGCGCCATGCTGCACCTACCGCCAACATGATGTCGGATTGGTTATAGAAGGCAAAATAACGTGAAGCATCAATAGTCAAATCGATTTCATCAGTCGACAGGGTACCGGCATCAAAGCTGGTTTGGCTGTCTGGGCCATAAGAGGCGTTCAATGAATCTTCTACGCGGTATTGGAAGCTGTTTTTACCGTAACCAGCGGAGCTATCGACGTGCCATTTACCCAAGTCAAACTCGTAACCAACCAAGGCTGAGTAGTCTTTGATGCGTGGCGCCAGAATCGGCAAATAACCGTCTGGGTAGATTTCCGGTACGTTGTTGTCTTGCAACGCGCGGCGATAAAAGGCACCGGAGTGGGTTTCACGGTCGCTGATACCACCATTGAAATAGAATTTGTTTTCACCGAAGTACTGCGCACCGTTGGCAAACAGCGCTAGGTTGTCGTATTCCGCATCACCGACGTGGAAGTTTTGGCGATCAAATGTCGCTTCACGTGGATCGCGACTGCCGTCGGCCAATCGAGGATATTGATCGCGAGGATCAAGACCTGCACGGTTGGTTTTGTTTTTGTGTTGTGCTTCCAGCGAGATGTTCACATAGCCATCTTCACTCCAGCTCAAACCTTTGTTGGCACCAATGCGCCACTGTTCGCCGTCACCCTCATAGGTTTGGCCCAATTGAGTGGTCACCATGCCGCCGTCGCGGTTGTCTTTCAGTACCACGTTGATCACGCCAGCAATCGCATCCGAACCATACTGTGCCGCCGCGCCATCACGCAGGATTTCAATGCGTTTGATAGCCGCCATTGGGATGGTGTTCAAGTCAACGTTTGACGCACCTTTACCCACAGTACCTGACAAATGCACAAGTGCTGAACTGTGGTAACGCTTACCGTTGACCAGCACCAAAGTATGATCAGGCGACAGACCACGCAGGTTGGCAGGGCGAACCGCGTCAGAACCGTCGGTTACCGCAGAAAATGGAAAACTATAGCTCGGCGCAGCAAATTGCAGTGCACGGGCAGTTTCAGTCAAACCAGTGGCTTCCAGCTGTTCAGCGGTGATGATATCCACCGGCGCAACGCTGTCTGTGGCAGTACGCATCGCAATACGCGAACCCACCACCGAAATTTTTTCCATGTTGCTGTTTGCTGCAGCGTCTGCGGCGTAAACGGCAGGTGCAGCCCATTGGCCAGCAACAGCCAGAGCGATAATCGAAATGCGTTTCATGAGTTTAAAACCTTAATGAATGTGCAACTAATCGGATAAAATTAAAGAAAAATCAAAAGAATGGAGAAGAGAGTGCTCGTTCTACATCAACAAATTGCGCGCATCTTACCATCGCCGTTTATAACCAATTTATTCAAATTTGTGATAGAAAATTCAAATTGGGTATAACAGGGATGAGTTATTTAACTGATTAATTAGGCTTATCAGTCACTTGCACCTACTGCGCAGCTCTGGCACATTGGAACAGCAACTGAAAAGTGACCAAGACTGCTGGCAGCAAATGTTAAACTCGAACGTATTTCAAACAATTTATCAACACCTTAGCGAACATAATGCGCGCTTTCGGGTAGTCGAACACCCAAGTGCTGGGCGCTGTGAAATGGTGGCACAACTGCGCGGTACTGAGCTGGGGCAAGGCGCAAAAGCACTGCTGACACACCTCAAAGGTAACGGGGTTAAACGCCATGTGTTGGCCATTTTACCGGGCGATGCCCAAGCAGATTTAGCCAAATTGGCGAGTCACTTTGGTGCCAGAAAAGCTTCGCTCGCCAGCCCGGCAGAAATGACAGAACTCACCGGCTGTGTCGCTGGCGCCATTCCCCCCTTTAGCCTACATCCTGCCTTAACCTTGGTGGCGGCGCCGCAGCTGTTTAGCCGCTATGAGGAAATCGCGTTTAATGCCGGCAGCTTAGAGCGTTCAATCATTTTGGCGACCGACGATTACCGTCGTATCGCCCAACCCGAATTGGTTGATTTTATTCGTTCAAGCACCGACTAACGCGCCAACGGAGCCAACGCTTGTTCAATGCTGTGGTCACCGTCTGTCAGCTCGATAATCACTTGGCTGAGGTTATCGTGCGCGACCAAATAGGCCAGCGTTGCCGCCACGTTATCGCGCGACACAGTACCATAACTGATTGCAAATCCGGCATTAATTCGCGCGGTTGCAGCAGCATCAGTCAATGTGCCTGGCCGCACAATCAGCCAATCTAAGCCACTGTTAACTAAGTAAACGTCTGCCGCCTTTTTCACTTTCATGTAGTGCTCAAAAGTGTCCGAGACTACGCGACCTCGGCCAGCCTCTGGAAACGCCGACACCAAATTGACATCCTCCTCGCCGTAAACGACGAGGATTCCTACTGCGGTTAAGCGTAAACGCCTGACTCGCTTCGGTGGGTTCCTGCTGCTGGCGGCATTGTTGCACCACTCACTTCACAGGCTAATCGGGCGTGTCCCGCCCTTAATACGTTGATCGCGCCGACCACATCGGCATTCTCTTCAAAGCCACATTCCACACAGGCAAAGCGGGCTTGAGTCATACGGTTATCTTTCGATATATGACCACAGCATGGGCATGTCTGGCTGGTGTTTTTCGGCGGAACGGCGATCAGGTGGCCGCCATTCCATGCCAGCTTGTAATCGAGCTGGCGACGAAACTCAAACCAGCCTTGATCGAGGATGACTTTATTCAGTCCTGACTTTGCTCTGACATTCCGACCCTGTTGCTCTGCGGTTCCTGACGCTGATTTTGACATGTTTTTGACCTGCAAATCTTCAATACAGACTATCGCGTGGTTTTTGCTAATGTCGCTTGAAGTTTTATGCAGGTAGTCACGGCGGCTGTTGCCGATTTTTGCATGGACACGCTGGACTTTAGCTTTAGCCTTTTTCCAGTTGTTGCTGAATTTTACCTTGCGGCTCATGGCCTGCTGCGTTTTACGCAAGGCGCTTTCCAGCGTTTTGAAGCTGTTGCGTGGTTCATAGAATGAACCGTCAGACAAGGTGGCGAACCGAGCAATACCCACATCAATACCTATCATATCGCCACTAGGTGGAGGAATAGCAGCGTCACGTTCAGTCTGAATAGCAGCAAACCATTTGCCGCACGACTGACTGACCGTGACGTTTTTAATATTACCTTCTACCATCCGACTGTTACGGTAACGGCACCAGCCGATTTTGGGCAGAAATATACGATTATTTCCCTGCTCCAGCTTGATGCCCTGCGGGTAACGGAAACTATCACCTGAACCTTTCTTTTTGAAACGGGGAAAATCAGCACGTTTGGCAAAGAAGTTTTTGTACGCCCGATCTAAATCTTTCAGCGACTGTTGCAGTGTTTGAGAAGGTGAGTCAGACAGCCATTGTGTTTCTGGCACTGCCTTCCATTGTGGTAACAGGTTGTTCAATTCAAAAGCGGAGAGTTTCTTTTCACCCTGTTCATGCCGCTCTTTTTGCAACGCCAGCGCCTTGTTATAGACAAACCGGCAGGCACCGGAAAAACGGCGCATCTGGCGCTGTTGTTCTCCAGTGACGATCAGTTCGAATTTGTAGGCTTGCAGTCGTTGCATGGCTTGCTCATACTGTGTCAATACAACTCAATTATAGATTGGTCCATGGAAATTAAAAGTGATTTAAGACATGGTAGACATTGTGTTTTTAAAATGCATGTCCATTTGGTCTTTGTGACAAAATACCGCCGCAACGTCTTTACCAAAGAAGTGCTGGATGATCTAAAAATCTTTTTTGAAAAGGTCTGTCTTGATTTTGAATCAGAGTTGGTTGAGTTCGATGGTGAGGATGATCATGTGCATTTACTGGTGAATTATCCGCCCAAAGTGGCGGTATCTGTATTGGTGAATAGTTTGAAAGGCGTTTCGAGCCGGATGATCCGAAAAAAGAATTACCCTTCGATCAAAATGAAACTTTGGGGCGGGGCGCTTTGGTCTCCCAGTTATTTTGCGGGCAGTTGTGGTGGTGCGCCAATTGAGATCATCCGGCAGTATATTGAGCAGCAACAAACTCCGGCGTAGCCTTCAGAACGGCTTCGCCGTTGCGCTATTCATCCTCGCCCTGAACGGCGAGGTTTTCCGCGCTACCCGATAAATCGGGAGATGCCAGCCAGTTTGGCAGCTTCCACCGACTTTTCTAAGCCAACACCGTCGATGGCGGTAGTGGTTTCTACACCGCCTTTACCGCCCGCGCCCGCCGAAAACACCACGACGTCACAATCATGCATCAGCTCGGCCAGCGACTCAGGACTGAGCGTTTGCAGATCGCCAAAGATTGGCGTAGCTCCTAAGGCTTTCAAGTCAGCTTCTTGCGCCAACTGCCGATACAAACTGACTGGCACATCGCCCTGCTGAACCAGTCTTGGCGCCAGATGACGGGCGATTTTGCCGTTCCCGCCGACAATAAATATCCGTTTCATACAACCTCCTCATACCGCCTTGTGCGAATCTTTCAGTTACCGCACAAGTTATTGAGTGAATTTATTTAACGTTAATAAGGCTATCACAGCCACGCTAACCTCGGCTGTACATAGCCAAGATGAGCACGTCACTTAATGCAGCGCATAAAAAAACGGCTACCGCAAAAAATACGATAACCGCTTGTTGAAACAGTAAAATTACGCTTTAGAGATGGTAATCAAAGTCCCCGCCATCTTGCGGCGCAGATAGGCAATCTGCTGCATATGCGGCAGATCTTTCGGGCAATTATCTTGGCAACCCAGCAGCGTCATACAGCCAAACACACCATCTTGAGTACCAATCACATGGTAAAAATCTTCCGCGCTGCGCGCATCTCGACTATCCAGCTCAAAGCGGGCGATTTTCATCATCCCCACCGCACCAACGAAGGTATCGCGCATCTGCGCCGTGGCACAGGCGGATACACAGACACCGCACTCGACGCAACGCTCTAACTCGTAGAGTTTGGCGGCTTCTTCTGGATCCATCGGCTTTTCAATGCGGTGAATATCGTTGCCGGTTTCATCAGGATGCAGCCACAGCTTCAACCGCTCGGCCAATTCGCGCATAAACTTGCCGGTGTTCACCGATAAGTCACCAATCAGCTCAAAGCCCGGCAACGGCATCAGGGTAATCATGCCGTCGGGATATTTAGCCGTCAGAGTGCGACAAGCCAAGGTTGGAAAACCGTTGATCACCATGGCGCAGCTGCCACAAATGCCGGCACGGCAGACGAAGTCAAACTGCAACGAAGGATCTTGCTCAGCACGCAAACGATTCAGCGCAATAAACACGGTCATGCCCGGCGTTTCTTCCAACTGATACGACTTCATTGACGGCTTATCACCGGGCTGCTGCGGATCATAACGAAAAATATTAAATGTCAGGATACGGCTATGGCTCATGAATTTTTTCCGCCTTTAGAAGTACTTTTTGTTTGGTCATGAAATCTTTGGTTGGCTGGGCGTAAATGCTCCGGCAACTCAAACGGCATAATGGCTTGTTGCAGCTGTTCACGGCTGGCATCATCGCCAAGCCCCGCAATAATGGTGGCGATTTCATCCTGACGTTTTGCGGTGTCAGGGTGGGCAATCGCATTATCTGCACCATAACCACGATAGCCTGGCGGCAGCTCCATCTGCATCACGTCAAGCATTTCATAGCTCAACGTTGGGGTCAGATCTTCGCTGTTTGGCCAGCTTGCCAAGGTACGGCTCAGCCATTCTTTATCGTTGCGTTGTGGATAGTCTTCCCGAGCATGGG
Proteins encoded in this region:
- a CDS encoding fumarate reductase iron-sulfur subunit, giving the protein MSHSRILTFNIFRYDPQQPGDKPSMKSYQLEETPGMTVFIALNRLRAEQDPSLQFDFVCRAGICGSCAMVINGFPTLACRTLTAKYPDGMITLMPLPGFELIGDLSVNTGKFMRELAERLKLWLHPDETGNDIHRIEKPMDPEEAAKLYELERCVECGVCVSACATAQMRDTFVGAVGMMKIARFELDSRDARSAEDFYHVIGTQDGVFGCMTLLGCQDNCPKDLPHMQQIAYLRRKMAGTLITISKA